The Juglans regia cultivar Chandler chromosome 16, Walnut 2.0, whole genome shotgun sequence nucleotide sequence TCTTAATAATGCATCTATTATTTTCATAGGTCCATCCTTATGTTGCTACTGGGAATAAGAACTCTAAATTTGGCATCAGAAATGAGAAGCTGCAATGGTTCTTGGATGCCGTGAAGGCACATCCTGATGAGCTGAAACTTGTGGGAGCACATTGCCATCTCGGGTCCACCATCACTAAGGTAGTTGAGTTTGTCTcctttaaattattaaagtaaTGCTCattgtataataattattaaatattgtaatatacATGACAAAactctttgaattttttgtgaGTTGAGTGACTTTGGTTGTTTGATGCTATTTCAAATTGTCATTGGATGTTGCtgttgaattaaaatatatatcctatgtttttcttttttattggcactgggtctTTGGAAGAAAGTattaatcccgggggtgcatgGGCCCTCGGCCAGTAGTTTCCTGTAAGTGCACAAACTCTCCTAGTCCAATGGCCTCTAGAAATTGTTTACACCCAATGGCTCGGACCTTAGACTTGGAAGGAGCGTACCACTGTGACCAAGGCTCATCTGTTTTCTCTATTAATCTTGTGCATTATACTCGTGTTGATTTTGGTTTCATTGTCTGTCTCTTTCAAATTCTGATGTtatgcattaatttttttttttttgataagtaatcgataatgttatgcattaattatttatttctctcattttgaaTAAGGGAACATACATGTTCTTtttatcatgtaaattttggagctcagttttttcatattttcaggTGGACATATTCAGAGATGCAGCCATTATTATGGTAAACTACATTGATGAAATCCGAGCTCAAGGTTTTGAAGTTGATTACTTAAATATTGGAGGTGGGCTTGGGATAGATTACTATCATTCTGGTGCTGTCCTTCCCAAACCCAGAGATCTCATTGATACTGTGAGGATCATATCTCTCTATCttgttttctggattttattaAGTATGGAAATTATGTCTGTATGGTTAATAAGTCATCAATTGAAGGAAGAGGAAGTTCCTAATACATAATTAGCATTTGCTTTTGGAACCATGGACACGTTTCAAGCATGGTCTGCTAAGTTTTAATCTCAAAATTACACATATTATAAGCTGCATATCAAATACTCTACAGTTGATCTTAGAATGATGAGTGCACAAAAATTTCTCAGGTTTGCATTTGTTACAAAATATAGAGCACCATAAGCATTTGAGGGACAGGATTTTAATTTTGCTATGATTCTCACCATCTACTGAGCCTAAAGtcatttttgttgatttatatgaaaatataatgcCAGCCAGAAATAATCAtaattttgacatgaatagtacTTGGAACTAATGACATCTCCTATCCCTCTAAATAAAGGATGGGAGGTGAGCTCACTGGCTCAGCACTGTGTTGTGAATTCTTTACgtactaaaataaaatcttttgatTAATTAGACAACAGGTTCTGTGCCTTCGAATCTTCTACCTGTGaaatagaagtttttttttttaaatatatatatatatattgtaggatttttgtttttaactccAGTGAAGTGAGCATAAGTATGTACTAGTTATTTTAAGGAGTTGTTGCCATTGTCAATCTCTACATACATTGAGACTGAAATGATACATGACATGTTTAGTCTTTGACACTTCATATGTTATTCGAAGCCCACATCTCTACTCTCTTAGAGGAATTCTACTTTGATgtcattattattatgttttgacaATTATAGTGAACATATTTGACAATTCTATACAGTTCCATTGTGGACGAAAGACTTGTGACTATTTCAGAGACTTAGTTTGGAATTAAATATGGATGAAAACTTAGAAATTATGGCTTTGCTTCCTAGTGGGCTTTAGTTATCAAGAGAATTAGTAATGTTCTTACTTTGGTTGATATAAAGTTCCAGTGAACATTTTACTTATAAGAAAGAAGTTCCCATGAACATTTTTAGGATATTGGTTGCTGTTGCAGGTTCGAGATCTGGTTCTTTCACGAAATCTTAACCTCATCATCGAACCTGGGAGATCATTGATTGCAAATACTTGCTGCTTTGTTAATCGGGTAACTGGGGTCAAAACTAATGGAACGAAAAAATTTGTTGTGATTGATGGCAGCATGGCAGAACTTATCCGTCCTAGTCTTTACGATGCTTATCAAGTAAGTGTCCAATTACTCTTAACTTCTCATCTTCAATTGTGGTGTGAATTGAGGACGATGGGTATTTAACTTTAACCAGCTTAGTGTCATTGTTTTGAGTGTATTGTCAAATGCTTGGATATTTGTACTTGAAAACATTGTTCAACATGTTGCAATTGATCAATAGGATGTTAGTCAGTGGCCTATTGCAGTATCAATCTATTTAAAGGTTTACATTGCtggttctgatttttttttttttttttttggggggaccACCTATACTTTTGCTCATTTTGGACGTATTTCTCTAATCACCATCACTGTTCACATATTATGTCCCTGTTCCGTTTTATCCCTGTTCTTGCCTTTTGTCCCACAATTGACTTGTCGGCGCATGGTTGCAGCATATAGAGCTGGTTTCTCCTTCAGCTGGTGCTGAGATCTCAACCTTTGATGTTGTGGGCCCTGTCTGTGAGTCAGCAGATTTCCTAGGGAAGGATAGAGAACTTCCAACTCCAGCCAAGGTATTATTGTGCAGTCCTCTTATTGGATTCTCAgatctttaattttcttaactacTATTTTCTCTATCAGGCTTCAATCTAAAAAATCATGATTGTACACTTTTACATTGTCTGATCTGAAGTTTCACTTTGCAGGGCGCTGGTCTAGTTGTTCATGATGCAGGTGCTTATTGCATGAGCATGGCATCAACATATAATCTTAAGATGCGCCCTCCAGAGTACTGGGTATGGAAGAATGACTTGACTTGTCTTTATCTTCTACCACACATCTTTCTGTACAAACGATACGAGGAAAATTGCACTCCTAGTAACTCTTAGAAAGTGTAACTGCTTTTATTATCCCCTAGAAAGTCAAGATCTTTTGCCTCAATGAACTCCTATAAGAACATCTTGTAAAttgtagatatattttttgCTCTAAATTTTGGAATACTTACAAGTTATAAAGTTAACTCTTGGGAATTTTGTAATGGTTTTAGGTTGAAGAAGATGGGTCAGTGGTCAAAATCCGGCATGGGGAAACATTTGAAGACCATATAAAATTCTTTGAAGGGCTTTGATTGACACCATGGTTTGTCTGTAACTGCAGCTTAAGATATCTGTCAGTTGCTCTTAATGCATGGTTTGCTCTATTCCAGACTGGATGTTGATCTAAACATTAATTCTGCAGCCATACATTATGCTAACAGCTGTCTTATTTGTGAACCTGTTATAATTTAGCTTTCTTGAGAGGAAACACGAACGGTGTAGATGGTGATGTGCCTTTTGTATTCTGTTAGATGAATCAATGGATATgtattttgagaaagaaatatttgGTTCACACGGAAATCGTAgataaaagttttcaaaaattggCGTGACTTAATGAAAGGAGTAAGATCTAGTTTAcaataaaaagatatttaggtgtatttaggtgttcttttgtatattttttgtatacatGGATTATGCTTATTTCATTCGTATATGTGTACACGGGTTATGCCTATTTTATTCGTATCaataaatttacttataaaaaaaacaataaaaaatatttagtgaCAGTCGGATTTGCACAGAAATTTTGTAGATTATTTCTTAGATTACAATTGGTAATCGAAAGTCTTTCCATCacatattatcatttaaattttaaaatttaaagcctcttcaaatagaattattgaattaaaaatcttaaccaCGTAAAGCTAAAATGGACGCCTACAAGGGCTTTCAGATTATCGCTGAAGGGGACGGCCGGATTAACTAGGCGTTATGTTTACCATTCGCGGATACTGACAGGTGTCATGCTATTGGCCGCTGTAATGGATTTCCCGCCTTGACAGCAATAATACAGCCCGCAGCTTTTGGGCCACTGAGAAAGGCTGCAAAgcaaaggtttttttttctctctctctctctaagcatTAAAAACTTAGATATTGAcataagtttttcttttggCATCCAGTATTTGGGGTTAGACAGATATACAATTTTCTaagtattattttaatatttttaagtttttcattaatcatttatgactttctttgggttttttaatttaagtattttcagtaaatttatttattttttataattttaggtatttttatttgtagtttccaaaacttttttcattaaatgactttataaaatcttagttgattttcttaatttatgttAGTTTTATTTAGTTGATAAGCTAGGCGTTATGTTTCCATTAGAGGATAAATTAATTtagttgattttgtttttttttttctaaaattgttaaaattccATTTTTAAATCAGACAAcgcaaatcttaaaaataatttataaattttaaacaagcctaaaaaaataatatttatcatttcatgttatttattattcatttatctactatatttttaattatcatttattcgtcatatttttatttgatatttaacaattagatgataaataataaataatcttaataaaaataataatagggAAAAACATTATACATTGTACAAGACAACTGCGTAGTGACAAGATTACTATCCTATAATTACCCATTTATCACTTacatgtatttgaaatttttttattttaaggattttttaacatttttaattattaaaaaaattaaaaaatatataattttattgataatcatttttttaattattaagtaaaataaaaaaattaaataaaataataataaataaataatacgaGAGTAATAACTCTATCGttttccaatttaaaataaactataaaggttttaaaaaagaaaagggtggGGGGAACATGTTGGTGAATTTATAGGAACAAGTAGGAGCATTTGATGTTAACAACAACGCCTATATTTTCTATTCGCGGTATATATAGCCTCGGCGACGGCGACATTCCGCGTCAACCGTGCTTTTGGACTTTTCTTTCCTCTCTATTTCTcactttttccccttttttacccgagagggagagacagagagagcaCGGGGGAGAGTTTGTGAAAGCGGTTTTGGGTTTTAGCTCCTGGTTTTTGCagtctcttcctcttctttcttcttcttcttctgacaATCGCCTGAGTCTCTCCGAAATGCCGCATAGCTGACAGCCAACCACAAGTAAAGCACCCTTCCATTACCTTTCTACCCTAGTTTTTCTCATACCAAActccctcattctctctctctctctctgagtgaGGATTTTGCGCTTCGTTCGAGATCGTCgggttacgtttgaacatttgatgattttttttcattcttttttgttaaatgatctcttttccttttgattAAGATTGTGGGTTTGGTTGCTTTGTTTATTGATTGATGTGTGAGCGCTGATCAATGAATGCTCCGATTtcagatattttattatgacagttttttagtaaattagtagGTTTAGCTAATCGTTTTGGGATTTCGACGAACGTTTGGTGGATTTCAACTCCCGATATGCTTCCTCTTACTTTTCCCGTTCTTCAAATTCGCATTATCCGTCTAATTTTTGTTAGTATTTTTACTAACTGGAGTATCCgatccctctctctcatccatCTTCTTCTTTACTTAATGCTAAAAATCCGATCTTTAGGGTTCGTCAGtaattatagtctataaatCGTGGGAGTTCTCTGTTATTTATGTGGAAATATGCTGTTTTTGGTTTGAATCATAGTGGGTTCCATATATTGTCTTCGAGTAATGATCTTTCCCTTGAAACTGTATTGAACGGTGGATTCCCTTTTTTTCCTCTGGGTTTAATAACTGTTGCAATGACACCCAtcccaggaaaaaaaaagaaaagaaagagatttAAACGTTTGAAATGGAATAATTGACGGATTATTTTGCATGTGTGCACATATCTGGGACATGATCCCCTGTGTAAGCTGGGTACCGCTCgtctatttttgtttatatattgcTACATTGGTTTGGTTTGATAAGAACTTAAATTTAAGAGGTTATACGTAGAATCAGAATTTCGATTGAATCAGGGTTTTTGTTTTGACCCAATTTAGACGATTTGAATTGGTTGGagtactcataaaaaaaaaaatcgctcTTAAAAAGAAGGTTGGATGATTTCCTTTGCATGTTCAGATGTTTCAAGTTGGATTGTCATGCCCTGGACTTACCTATTTTGAAGTGCTTGCAGCGTTCTTCTCTCTTC carries:
- the LOC108983429 gene encoding diaminopimelate decarboxylase 2, chloroplastic-like; this translates as MAATSFISHSPFLPKTIRFPLNQKPFSQIPISPLKPTPKPLSLRAVLAQDPTKTLTQTTPFEHCFTKSSDGFLYCEGLKVEDVMESAERRPFYLYSKPQITRNFEAYKEALEGLSSVIGYAIKANNNLKILEHLRQLGSGAVLVSGNELRLALHAGFDPTKCIFNGNGKLLEDLVLGAEKGVFVNIDSEFDLENIVAASRIAGKKVNVLLRINPDVDPQVHPYVATGNKNSKFGIRNEKLQWFLDAVKAHPDELKLVGAHCHLGSTITKVDIFRDAAIIMVNYIDEIRAQGFEVDYLNIGGGLGIDYYHSGAVLPKPRDLIDTVRDLVLSRNLNLIIEPGRSLIANTCCFVNRVTGVKTNGTKKFVVIDGSMAELIRPSLYDAYQHIELVSPSAGAEISTFDVVGPVCESADFLGKDRELPTPAKGAGLVVHDAGAYCMSMASTYNLKMRPPEYWVEEDGSVVKIRHGETFEDHIKFFEGL